CTGTTGATTATGGTAATAGTACTACTTTATATAACAGTGCTGTAATTCCTTATTCACTGGATCTTTCAGCTTTAGATGCTGCAGGACCTCATGTATTTACAACAGGAACTCCTGGAAACTACACTTTAAAGAATGGAACATACACTTTAAGGGTTAATGTAACAGCTCCATCTAATGGTTGGGAATCAGGAGATAATAACGCAGAATTGTTTTCAGGAACAAGAATAGCTGTTATTTACCCTAAATTTTTAGAAAATGTTTGGAAAGAAGTATGGGGGACCAATGCCGCATATGCAGAGCAACAAGCTCTAATTGAATTGAATAACACTTTAAACAGAGCTTTTAATAATGGATCTTTTGATTATGGTCCATATATCAAAACAGAAGCTATTTATGCTGGTGATTTACCTAATGCTATTCCTGTAAGGCTGGAATTATGGAGAAAATAAAAAATTATTAAAAGGATGGCGTAAAAATGGATGAAAAAGGATATGCATTTACACCATTGGTATTTTTGCTTTTTATACCTATAATGATACTTGCTGTATCATATGGAAACATAGTTGAAGAAATAAACGCTATTTCTACTATTGCATTAGGAGGAGATGTAACACACGATACAGCAGTTAATATATATACTTCAATAGAAAAGGGTACTTCTGATGCAGGTAGAAACGGTGCTTATAACGCTACAAGGAAGGTAATAGACGAACGTAAGTTTTTAACCAACAGTACAAGTTATATCCGGAATGTTACGATTATTAACCTCAATGCGCATGTGACATCGACTTGTATGCAGCTGGAAAATGAGACTGGAAGGGAAATATACATAAACAATATTCCAATTACCAATTACACCAGAAGTACATTTAGTGCAAGTGATGTAACCATTAGCCAGGAAGATCCTTTTGGATTTTATGTGGATGTAAAAGCAGGAATACCTATTAAAGTTGTTCAAAGAGATCAGGTTTATGAGGGTGCAACACCTAAAATAAGAGTTTATGTTCCTATTGACAGATTAGAAGATCCATATATTTGGATTAACTCAAAAGAAAGGACAAGCAATGTTATTTATAAATACCCCTATCAAACATATACTCCTGTATTTGGGCTTGAATACCATTTCGCGGATGTTGTAGAACAAGGAAAACTACATTATTTATGGGAATGTCTTAATGGTACTGATGATGCAGATCCAGGTAAAATAACTCCTAGACCATATTATTTCCAGGATATACATGGACTGTCATTCTTTGATAGATTAGAAAATAAGACACCTGGCACTAGTACAAGCCTTATAAATACAAGAATGAGTACTTTTATACTGGGAGATCCGTTATATGAAGAACATGGGAGAGAGAGTGTGTCAAGAATAGATAATGAATATTTTGCAAATATAGGGGGGGGAACAATAGAAACAAAACATGGTTCTATTATAACTGCAATTCGGGATCCTGAGGGATCAATATTCTATCTTTCACCTCCTTACAAAACTTATTTAGGTTTAGCTGGTAGCCCATATAACTATTAAATGGTGATAACAATTTTCTCAGATAATAAAGGACAGGTAAGTGCAGAGCTAATACTGGTTACAGTAATCTTTCTAGTGATAGCATTGGGCTTCATTAATCTAGTAAGTAATGAAATGGGCAACACACAGACTGGAAAGCTTGGAGAAGCAAGAATGCTGGGCGAGAAAATAGCTGAAACAATAAACACAGTATATAAAAATGGGCCAGGATATTCCATTAATCTGGATTTACCTAATGCAGATGAACTTAATTTTACAGCCAAGGTGACCACGGTAAACAGTACGGGTTATTTAAACATGACATATGGAACTCGATCGATTCAAATAAAGTTAATTGCTAAAGATTATACACTTCCAATCAATTTGAATCCTGGCGAAAGGTATAAAGTATATAATGACAATGGTACAATAAGGTTTACAGCATTTTAATTAAACTGATATATTAAAGGTATTAAGGAGCTTATTTTATGGATTTAGAACCAGGCTGGGAAAAAAAAGCATTAATCGTGCTGGGTATAATAACAGTTATTATTGTAATTTATGCATTTAATCCTTTTGCAGGCACTCCCAATGTGCAAATTCAAAATCAGACACCAGAAACACCTGCAGTAACTCCGCCACCAGCAGTTGTAACTCCTAATAACACAACTGCAAACAGAACCAATGTCAATATAACCACAAATGGTACTGGAACATTTCAAATAACAGCAGAACAGGCTAAGAAGATAGCTGCTGAATCTGGATACATTACTGGAGAACCTATTAAAGGAATATATAATGTTATCAATGTTTGGATTGTTCCCTTAATGAAAAACAATAAAATAGTTAAAAACGTATACATTGATGCATCAAATGGAAATAAAGTTTTCATAGAAGTGAAATGACATAAAATTTATTTTAAGAGGAAAAAGCAATGGGAACAATCGAAGTATTAATAATGGTAGCCTTATTCATAGTGCTGATGGTATTTGTATTCTCAACAGCACTTTTAACACCTGTAATCGGTAAAAAAAATCTTATATTTGTACTAGGAATAGGATTTATCGTAGGGATAATTGGAGGTGCTTTTTTTATATCTCCAGTAGCCGATGATTTACCCAGTATTGCAAATTCTTTTTATCATTCTACTTCTGGTGATTTAGAAACCCTTAATATAGATATTTCAACAAATGTAGATATTAATCAGTATATAGCAAATCTTAAGAATGTTGATGGAGTAAAAAGTGTTGAAGTAAGCGGTATAACAGTTAAAACTGCTCAATTTTCTGATAAATGGAAGAATATACTTTCAAAACGTATAACTATTTCTAATAAGGACATAAAATCAGCTAAAGTTCTATCAAACGATAGTATTATGATTGAAATAAAAAGTGGGAGTGATCCTCAACTTACACTAAAAAAATTGAATGACTGGCTCATGCTTGTTGGCGGAATAGATTTAAAATATAGTCTAGTACACGCAACTGCAAAAGTAGAAACAGCAAAAGTTAACTCTGTTTCAAATTATATAACCAAAGATGCAGTGGTAACAAGTGTAGAAGGACCAACACAGGAGAAAATAAATTCTATAAATGCCATACTTCCTGATAAATACAATATTATTCTTATTTGTGGATTTATTGGATTTTTTGTAGGTTTAGCAGGTGTATTTATAGACACACTCATTGGATTTTTTGAAAATATCAAAAAGAAAATAGGTAAAAATGAATAAACATCAAGTGATCTTATGAAAACAGCGATTCTATATTCTGGAGGTAAAGATAGTACAATGGCTTTGTACAAGGCTATTGAAGAGGGTCATGAAGTAAAATATTTAATATCCCTTGTTTCTGATAACCCTAATTCTTACATGTTCCATGTTCCCAATATACATATAACAGACCTTTTGGCTGAAGCAGCAGAAATTCCCCTTATTAAGAAGGTAACAAAAGGGATTAAAGAAGAAGAATTAGGAGATTTAAACGAAGTTTTAAGTGATTTAAAGGATAAAGGAATAGAAGCAATATATTCTGGAGCTTTATTTTCTGTTTATCAAAAATCAAGGATAGATAAAATATGCAGAGATTTGAAACTTAAATCATGCGCTCCATTATGGCACATAGACCCCCTAGAATACATGGAAGAAATAATTGATCTGGGATTTGAAGTTATAATAACCAGCGTATCTGCAGAAGGCTTTGATGAATCATGGCTAGGTAGGAAAATTGATAGAAACGTTCTTGATGAAATTATTAATTTA
This portion of the Methanobacterium sp. genome encodes:
- a CDS encoding peptidase, giving the protein MDLEPGWEKKALIVLGIITVIIVIYAFNPFAGTPNVQIQNQTPETPAVTPPPAVVTPNNTTANRTNVNITTNGTGTFQITAEQAKKIAAESGYITGEPIKGIYNVINVWIVPLMKNNKIVKNVYIDASNGNKVFIEVK
- a CDS encoding TIGR00289 family protein: MKTAILYSGGKDSTMALYKAIEEGHEVKYLISLVSDNPNSYMFHVPNIHITDLLAEAAEIPLIKKVTKGIKEEELGDLNEVLSDLKDKGIEAIYSGALFSVYQKSRIDKICRDLKLKSCAPLWHIDPLEYMEEIIDLGFEVIITSVSAEGFDESWLGRKIDRNVLDEIINLNKKNGIHIGFEGGEAETLVLDGPIFNKKIKIIESEKIWDRDNGHYLIKKALLVDK